A stretch of the Sphingobacterium thalpophilum genome encodes the following:
- the recA gene encoding recombinase RecA, with amino-acid sequence MSNTDKLKALQLTLDKLEKNFGKGSIMKLGDTAVEPIEAISTGSLGLDIALGIGGVPKGRIIEIYGPESSGKTTLATHIVAEAQKKGGIAAIIDAEHAFDKYYAQKLGVDVENLLISQPDNGEQALEIADNLIRSGAIDVIVIDSVAALVPKGEIEGEMGDSKMGLQARLMSQALRKLTGTISKTNCCCIFINQLREKIGVMFGNPETTTGGNALKFYASVRLDIRRTSQIKDSEEVSGNRVKVKIVKNKVAPPFRIAEFDIIFGEGISKVGEIIDLGVEYGIIKKAGSWFSYGDTKLGQGRDAVKALLFDNPDLMDELEAKIRAEVTGEDPLLHTDENED; translated from the coding sequence ATGAGCAACACAGATAAATTAAAGGCTTTACAGCTTACGCTAGATAAACTAGAAAAGAACTTTGGAAAAGGTTCTATTATGAAATTGGGTGATACTGCCGTCGAACCCATCGAAGCAATTTCCACTGGCTCACTGGGCTTGGACATTGCGTTAGGTATCGGTGGTGTACCAAAAGGGCGTATCATAGAAATATACGGTCCTGAATCCTCAGGTAAAACCACTTTGGCAACGCATATCGTCGCGGAAGCTCAGAAAAAAGGCGGTATTGCGGCTATCATTGATGCAGAGCACGCATTTGATAAATATTACGCACAAAAACTGGGTGTTGATGTCGAGAACCTACTGATATCACAACCCGATAATGGTGAGCAAGCTTTGGAAATCGCCGACAATTTAATCCGTTCTGGCGCCATTGATGTCATTGTGATTGACTCTGTAGCGGCGCTCGTTCCTAAAGGAGAGATCGAAGGCGAAATGGGAGACTCAAAGATGGGTCTGCAGGCGAGGCTGATGTCTCAGGCACTCCGTAAGCTGACAGGTACCATCTCCAAAACCAATTGCTGCTGTATTTTCATCAACCAATTGCGTGAAAAAATCGGTGTGATGTTCGGTAACCCAGAAACAACAACAGGTGGTAATGCCCTGAAATTCTATGCCTCTGTACGTCTGGATATTCGCCGTACGTCGCAGATTAAGGACTCCGAAGAAGTGTCGGGTAATCGCGTCAAAGTTAAAATTGTAAAAAATAAAGTAGCCCCTCCATTCCGTATTGCGGAGTTTGATATCATCTTTGGCGAAGGAATTTCTAAAGTAGGTGAAATCATCGACTTGGGTGTTGAGTATGGCATCATTAAGAAAGCTGGTTCCTGGTTTAGTTATGGTGACACAAAACTAGGACAAGGTAGGGATGCCGTAAAAGCCTTATTGTTTGACAACCCTGATTTAATGGACGAACTTGAGGCCAAAATCCGTGCGGAAGTAACAGGAGAAGATCCTTTGCTTCACACGGATGAAAATGAAGACTAG
- a CDS encoding S9 family peptidase, protein MKYKKNIQWPSALPPQAAIYPRKRLIHDDEVVDDYYWMIDYFKKGPKSQEVINYLTAENTYTTDMLRDTESLQQDLFEEMKSRIKEKDQSVPYFKNGYYYYSRTEEGKQYFKFCRKKGTLEAEEEILLDIDEMALGFAYYTATGFSVSPDNRLLAFSVDTVSRRQYTLYVKNLETGKIYPDHIANTEGAAIWANDNRTLFYTAKNPVTLLSEKIMRHTLGTDVAQDCIVYEEKDNSNYIGVHKSKNGKYIFIHSEGTLSSEVWLLDAEVPDAAFRVFQRRLENVLYSVVALEDRFLILTNLDAINFQIMQCPLENTERTYWRPFVKHRPDVLVTDMEEFRNFLAISERKNGLTQLLIYTLGTGQQHYLEFDEATYTVYPGINVEYETEKLRYGYTSLVTPGSVFEYDMRAHRKTLLKQQEILGGYNPGDYVTERVYATARDGMRVPISIVYKEGTVLDGSAPLLQYAYGSYGASMDPSFSSNRISLLDRGFIYAIAHVRGGEEMGRHWYEDGKMMRKKNTFYDFVDCGRYLIEQHYTSPAHLYAQGGSAGGLLMGVVANIAPEQYHGIIAQVPFVDVVNTMLDETIPLTTNEYDEWGNPNEAEAYFYMKSYSPYENVEANAYPNLLVTTGLHDSQVQYFEPAKWVAKLRATKVGESVVLLKTDMDYGHGGASGRFDYLKEIALEYAFLCKLEDLVG, encoded by the coding sequence ATGAAATACAAGAAGAATATACAATGGCCCTCAGCTTTGCCACCACAAGCAGCAATCTATCCGCGCAAGAGGCTAATTCATGACGACGAGGTCGTTGATGATTATTACTGGATGATTGACTATTTCAAAAAAGGACCAAAATCTCAGGAAGTAATTAACTATCTGACTGCTGAAAATACCTATACAACGGATATGCTGCGGGATACCGAGTCATTGCAGCAGGATTTATTCGAAGAAATGAAATCCCGGATCAAGGAAAAAGACCAGTCCGTGCCATATTTTAAGAATGGGTATTATTATTATAGTCGTACAGAGGAGGGGAAACAATACTTTAAGTTTTGCCGCAAAAAAGGTACGCTGGAAGCCGAAGAGGAGATCTTGCTGGACATCGATGAAATGGCCCTGGGTTTTGCTTATTATACTGCGACAGGCTTCTCAGTCAGTCCCGACAATCGCCTGCTGGCGTTCAGCGTGGACACGGTTTCGCGCAGACAATATACCTTATACGTCAAGAATCTGGAAACGGGCAAAATTTATCCTGATCACATAGCCAATACCGAAGGGGCAGCGATCTGGGCTAACGACAACCGGACACTCTTTTACACAGCCAAAAATCCCGTCACGCTGCTCAGTGAAAAGATCATGCGGCATACATTGGGTACCGATGTTGCACAGGACTGCATCGTCTACGAGGAGAAAGACAATAGCAACTATATCGGGGTCCATAAGTCGAAAAACGGCAAATATATCTTTATCCATTCTGAAGGGACGTTATCTTCCGAAGTATGGCTCTTAGACGCCGAAGTTCCCGATGCGGCATTCCGTGTTTTTCAGCGGCGTTTGGAGAATGTACTTTATTCAGTAGTGGCTTTGGAGGACCGTTTTTTAATCTTAACTAATCTCGATGCGATCAATTTTCAGATCATGCAGTGTCCTTTGGAGAATACCGAAAGAACGTATTGGCGGCCTTTTGTCAAACATCGTCCTGATGTCCTGGTCACTGACATGGAAGAATTCAGGAACTTTTTGGCTATATCTGAAAGAAAAAATGGCTTGACGCAGCTACTGATTTATACGCTGGGGACCGGGCAGCAGCATTATCTCGAATTTGACGAAGCCACATACACCGTCTATCCCGGAATTAACGTTGAATACGAGACTGAAAAATTGCGTTATGGGTATACATCCTTGGTGACGCCTGGTTCTGTCTTTGAATACGATATGCGGGCACACAGGAAGACATTGCTGAAACAGCAAGAAATTTTGGGCGGCTATAATCCAGGGGACTATGTGACGGAAAGAGTATATGCTACAGCACGGGATGGGATGCGAGTTCCGATATCCATCGTTTATAAAGAGGGAACTGTATTGGATGGTTCAGCTCCCTTGCTCCAATATGCTTACGGCTCATACGGAGCATCGATGGACCCCAGTTTTTCCAGTAATCGAATAAGCTTGCTGGACCGTGGTTTTATTTATGCGATCGCACATGTCAGGGGCGGTGAGGAAATGGGGCGGCATTGGTATGAAGATGGTAAAATGATGCGAAAGAAAAATACATTTTATGACTTTGTCGATTGTGGCCGGTATCTGATCGAGCAGCATTATACCTCACCAGCGCATCTTTATGCCCAGGGGGGAAGTGCAGGAGGACTGTTGATGGGAGTGGTGGCCAATATAGCACCGGAGCAGTATCATGGGATCATTGCCCAGGTTCCTTTTGTGGATGTGGTGAATACCATGCTGGATGAAACTATTCCGCTCACTACCAATGAATATGATGAGTGGGGCAATCCAAATGAAGCGGAAGCTTACTTTTATATGAAAAGCTATTCTCCATATGAGAATGTTGAGGCCAATGCGTACCCGAATCTTTTGGTAACAACCGGCCTGCACGATAGTCAGGTTCAATATTTCGAGCCCGCCAAGTGGGTGGCTAAGCTGCGCGCCACTAAAGTTGGAGAATCGGTCGTCTTGTTGAAGACAGATATGGACTACGGACATGGAGGCGCCTCAGGGAGATTTGATTATCTAAAGGAAATCGCGCTGGAATATGCTTTTCTGTGTAAACTGGAAGACCTGGTAGGCTAA
- a CDS encoding superoxide dismutase → MAFELEALPYAADALEPHIDKTTMEIHHDRHHQAYVDNLNKAIAGTDAENLSLLDIIKNVSKYAPAVRNNGGGHYNHSLFWKVLGPNAGGAPTGELAEAINAAFGSFDELKKQLQAAGAARFGSGWAWLIVNAEGKLAVTSTPNQDNPLMDVAEVKGTPILGIDVWEHAYYLKFQNKRPAYLEEIFNVINWDAVAQNYAAAK, encoded by the coding sequence ATGGCATTTGAATTAGAAGCGTTACCATACGCAGCCGACGCATTAGAACCACATATTGACAAAACTACAATGGAAATCCACCATGACAGACACCATCAGGCATATGTGGATAATTTAAATAAAGCAATCGCGGGTACAGACGCCGAAAACTTGTCTTTACTGGATATTATCAAGAACGTAAGTAAGTATGCCCCTGCTGTACGGAACAACGGCGGTGGTCACTACAACCACTCGCTATTTTGGAAAGTGTTGGGGCCAAACGCTGGAGGTGCTCCAACCGGTGAGCTGGCAGAAGCAATCAATGCGGCGTTTGGTTCATTTGATGAGTTGAAAAAACAACTTCAGGCAGCTGGAGCGGCACGTTTCGGGTCAGGCTGGGCTTGGCTGATCGTTAATGCTGAGGGCAAACTCGCAGTGACTTCTACACCAAATCAGGATAACCCGTTAATGGATGTTGCCGAAGTAAAAGGTACTCCGATCTTAGGTATCGACGTTTGGGAGCATGCTTATTACCTGAAGTTCCAAAACAAACGCCCAGCATACTTGGAAGAAATTTTTAATGTGATCAATTGGGATGCAGTAGCACAAAATTATGCTGCGGCTAAATAG
- a CDS encoding metallophosphoesterase family protein, whose amino-acid sequence MNFNRRKFLEALALAGITLPNIAIAREQTGNTEEEQFAFIIPAYLQNQTATGISIFSILNKPGLAWVEILDNSGNIQEKIFQSADGMINANTDCFRFTIEQAQPTFRYRIKAKEIQKFDPYKIVYGQEIESKIYDAKLAHEDQDQIRCLIYNDVHEEKASYRDLLPRQDTSPYDFFVLNGDSFHYVTKQDDITEKLLKPIHFFATDKPFIMNRGNHETRGSFARNFKQYFGYPDNKFYQAFKRGPVFWVMLDSGEDKPDNHEVYGGTVDYDNYRKEQAGWLEKVLQSKERKSARYTVVISHIPIFHSDDWHGTLDNRASFHPLFQKYKIDVMISGHTHQYGYYPADKDHQYAIFIGGGPKIGNRTVIDVSGTNKSLTVRMTRDDGVELGLLNL is encoded by the coding sequence ATGAACTTTAATAGAAGAAAATTTTTAGAAGCTCTTGCCCTAGCAGGCATCACTTTACCCAACATTGCTATAGCCCGGGAACAAACTGGAAATACGGAAGAAGAACAGTTCGCCTTCATCATACCGGCGTACCTACAGAACCAAACGGCCACGGGCATTAGTATCTTTAGCATACTGAACAAACCTGGGCTCGCCTGGGTCGAAATTCTGGACAATTCCGGCAATATACAGGAGAAAATATTTCAGTCAGCGGACGGCATGATCAACGCCAATACCGATTGCTTTCGGTTTACCATCGAGCAAGCCCAACCGACGTTCCGATACCGCATCAAAGCAAAAGAAATTCAAAAATTCGACCCCTACAAGATCGTTTATGGCCAGGAAATCGAGAGCAAAATATATGATGCGAAATTAGCCCACGAAGACCAAGATCAGATCCGCTGTCTCATATATAATGATGTACATGAAGAAAAAGCCAGTTATCGGGATTTGTTGCCCCGGCAGGACACTTCTCCCTATGACTTCTTCGTACTCAATGGAGACTCCTTTCATTATGTAACCAAGCAGGATGATATTACGGAAAAGTTATTGAAACCAATACATTTCTTTGCAACAGACAAGCCTTTTATTATGAACAGAGGCAATCATGAGACCAGGGGATCCTTCGCCCGCAATTTCAAACAATACTTCGGTTATCCAGACAACAAGTTCTATCAAGCTTTCAAAAGAGGTCCTGTTTTCTGGGTTATGCTGGACAGCGGAGAGGACAAGCCCGACAACCACGAAGTCTACGGGGGCACGGTAGATTACGATAATTACCGAAAGGAACAGGCGGGATGGTTAGAAAAAGTACTGCAATCAAAAGAAAGAAAATCCGCCCGTTACACGGTTGTCATTAGTCACATCCCGATTTTCCATTCGGACGACTGGCACGGCACATTAGATAACCGAGCATCCTTTCATCCTTTATTTCAAAAGTACAAAATTGATGTCATGATCTCGGGGCATACCCATCAATACGGATATTATCCAGCTGATAAGGACCACCAATACGCTATTTTCATCGGTGGCGGTCCTAAAATTGGTAACAGGACCGTCATTGACGTATCAGGCACGAATAAATCGTTGACGGTACGTATGACCCGGGACGACGGGGTCGAACTAGGACTGTTGAACCTATAA
- a CDS encoding S8 family peptidase, which translates to MNLKKTLYFIALGLIPAISFAQTDSVPANWFNLDYQTDGVMGISTEKAYKTLLKGKKSTPVIVGVLDGGVDVFHEDLKDVVWINPKDSIGNGKDNDGNGYINDKYGWNFIGNANGENVQFDNLELTRQLRELDKRFANVTPATELSAKDRKAFLAYQKMVVSYKNKLEEAKMGQFSYDALKRNLDAVVREIGKKPEEITLSDLENYHPKSNNQRIALGYAKEEIQANGFVKFYEDITEGAKYFNNQVEYHLNKEYDSRPIVGDNYANAKERFYGNADVKGPDALHGSHVAGIIGAKRNNNIGIDGVADNVKILTVRLVPDGDERDKDVANAIRYATDNGAKVLNMSFGKSYAHNKQAVDEAIKYAESKDVLMIHAAGNDSEDNDIEPNFPMKYYTNAKGDTTGVANSWITVGATGLYPDTELLAEFSNYGKNSVDVFAPGIKINSTVPDSKYKEEQGTSMAAPVVAGLAAMIRSYYPELTAVETKQIILESVEKPDQLVRVKVGETATKMARLADISVTGGIVNAYNAILKAEEYNSKKKK; encoded by the coding sequence ATGAATCTGAAAAAAACTTTATATTTTATTGCGTTAGGCCTGATACCGGCTATTTCCTTTGCTCAGACTGACAGTGTTCCTGCAAATTGGTTCAATCTGGACTATCAGACGGACGGTGTTATGGGAATCAGCACTGAGAAAGCCTATAAAACTTTATTGAAGGGTAAGAAATCCACGCCCGTCATTGTCGGCGTGCTGGATGGCGGCGTAGATGTTTTCCACGAGGATCTAAAAGATGTCGTCTGGATCAACCCCAAAGATAGTATAGGCAACGGGAAAGATAATGACGGAAATGGTTATATCAATGACAAATATGGATGGAATTTCATCGGTAACGCCAACGGTGAGAATGTTCAATTTGACAATTTAGAACTGACAAGACAATTACGGGAGCTGGACAAAAGATTTGCCAATGTCACGCCAGCTACAGAATTGAGTGCCAAAGACCGTAAGGCTTTTTTAGCCTACCAAAAGATGGTGGTAAGCTATAAGAACAAGCTCGAAGAAGCCAAGATGGGACAATTTTCCTATGATGCCCTGAAACGTAATTTGGACGCTGTCGTCCGGGAAATAGGGAAAAAACCGGAAGAGATCACACTTTCCGACCTGGAAAACTACCATCCAAAATCGAACAACCAACGGATCGCCTTGGGCTATGCGAAGGAAGAAATCCAGGCAAATGGTTTTGTTAAATTTTATGAAGATATCACGGAAGGTGCTAAATATTTCAACAACCAAGTCGAGTACCATCTGAATAAAGAGTACGACTCCCGTCCGATTGTCGGAGACAATTATGCAAATGCCAAGGAACGTTTTTACGGAAATGCAGATGTAAAGGGCCCTGATGCCCTTCACGGGAGTCATGTCGCCGGCATTATTGGCGCCAAACGGAATAATAACATTGGCATCGACGGGGTAGCGGACAATGTTAAGATTCTGACGGTACGGCTCGTACCCGACGGCGATGAGCGGGACAAGGATGTGGCCAATGCTATTCGGTATGCTACAGATAACGGCGCAAAAGTACTGAATATGAGTTTTGGCAAGAGTTATGCTCACAACAAACAAGCTGTAGATGAAGCAATTAAATATGCTGAATCGAAGGATGTCCTGATGATACACGCTGCTGGAAACGACAGCGAAGACAACGACATAGAACCCAATTTCCCGATGAAATACTACACCAATGCCAAGGGGGATACGACCGGTGTTGCCAATAGCTGGATCACGGTGGGGGCAACAGGCTTATATCCAGACACCGAACTGTTGGCGGAATTTTCGAATTACGGAAAAAATTCGGTTGATGTATTTGCGCCGGGAATAAAAATCAATTCGACTGTTCCTGACTCAAAATATAAGGAAGAGCAAGGAACAAGTATGGCCGCCCCTGTAGTGGCAGGACTGGCAGCAATGATCCGTTCCTATTACCCTGAGCTGACGGCCGTGGAAACAAAACAGATCATCTTGGAATCTGTCGAAAAACCCGATCAGCTTGTGCGCGTGAAAGTTGGTGAAACAGCTACCAAAATGGCCAGACTGGCCGATATATCCGTGACCGGCGGTATCGTTAACGCCTATAATGCAATCTTAAAAGCCGAAGAATATAACAGTAAAAAGAAAAAATAA
- a CDS encoding endonuclease/exonuclease/phosphatase family protein, whose amino-acid sequence MNRKLIVFFFILLGSSFQLSAQKIRILSFNIHHGNPPTEDETVINLDTIAKIIKTTNADLVGLQEVDVNLGRSNNENQAKKLAELTGMHYIFSKGIDLEKGEYGTAILSKHPIQRVEKHFLPSPAKSEQRSLAVAEVRIQNKKLLFANTHLDLKDENKIAQAKFITQRFKKEKLPTILVGDLNAEPHDPAIVELGKIFTKSTITNGFTFPQDSPNTEIDYIMISSAGAKFSNHRILDERYASDHRPLYVEIDIK is encoded by the coding sequence ATGAACCGTAAATTAATTGTATTCTTTTTTATCCTGCTCGGAAGCAGCTTTCAGCTCAGTGCGCAAAAAATACGCATACTGTCCTTCAACATCCATCACGGCAACCCGCCCACCGAGGACGAAACCGTTATCAATCTGGATACCATCGCAAAAATTATCAAAACTACCAACGCTGACCTGGTAGGATTGCAGGAAGTTGATGTTAATTTAGGTCGGTCCAATAACGAAAATCAGGCGAAAAAGCTCGCCGAGCTTACGGGTATGCACTACATTTTCTCAAAAGGAATTGACCTGGAAAAAGGGGAGTATGGAACAGCTATATTATCCAAACATCCGATCCAGCGTGTGGAAAAACATTTCCTCCCCTCGCCCGCAAAAAGCGAACAGCGCAGCCTTGCGGTTGCCGAAGTGAGGATCCAGAATAAAAAACTGTTATTTGCGAATACCCATCTCGACCTAAAAGATGAAAATAAAATTGCGCAAGCCAAATTTATTACTCAACGGTTTAAAAAAGAAAAATTACCTACCATACTTGTTGGCGACCTGAACGCTGAACCTCATGATCCCGCGATCGTGGAACTAGGAAAAATATTTACAAAAAGTACCATCACCAATGGCTTCACTTTTCCCCAAGACTCACCTAATACAGAAATAGACTATATCATGATCAGCAGTGCAGGCGCTAAATTCTCGAACCATCGTATCCTTGATGAACGATATGCCAGTGACCATAGACCTTTGTATGTTGAAATCGATATAAAATAA
- the nth gene encoding endonuclease III, producing the protein MLKQERYKAFVDYFSKNNPDAQTELNYSNPYELLVAVILSAQCTDKRINQVTPKLFERYPDAQALAASSVDEVFSYIRSVSYPNNKAKHLVGMAQMLIEKFNNVVPEKIEDLIKLPGVGRKTANVISSVVYHNPAMAVDTHVFRVANRLGLTYRATTPLAAEKQLVKNLPKDTIAIAHHWLILHGRYICLARRPLCEKCPITYMCKYFEKTYHIKDTSAAAESKN; encoded by the coding sequence ATGTTAAAACAGGAACGATACAAAGCTTTTGTGGATTATTTCTCAAAAAACAATCCGGACGCACAGACTGAGCTCAACTATAGTAATCCATATGAATTGCTTGTGGCGGTCATTTTATCTGCTCAATGTACAGACAAGAGGATAAATCAGGTTACGCCTAAGCTTTTCGAACGTTATCCGGACGCTCAGGCATTGGCAGCCTCAAGTGTAGATGAAGTATTCAGTTATATCCGGTCAGTCAGCTATCCTAACAATAAAGCAAAACATCTTGTCGGCATGGCGCAGATGCTGATTGAAAAATTTAACAATGTGGTTCCCGAAAAAATTGAGGACCTTATTAAGTTACCGGGTGTGGGCAGAAAAACAGCCAATGTCATTTCGTCTGTGGTGTATCACAATCCTGCCATGGCTGTGGACACCCACGTCTTCCGTGTTGCCAACCGGCTTGGGCTGACCTACCGTGCAACCACGCCATTGGCCGCCGAAAAGCAGCTGGTCAAAAACCTTCCAAAGGATACGATCGCCATTGCACACCATTGGCTTATTCTGCATGGCCGCTATATCTGCCTGGCCCGAAGACCACTATGCGAAAAATGTCCTATTACATATATGTGCAAGTATTTTGAGAAAACATATCATATAAAAGACACTTCAGCCGCCGCTGAATCGAAAAACTAA
- a CDS encoding GNAT family N-acetyltransferase → MTISDFLIIPAKPEHAHYAEVICNEMFESAKARGTGIARRKPEYVANKMNEGKAVIALHRDGRWAGFCYIETWGHGDYVANSGLIVSPEFRKVGLAKAIKKRVFELSREKYPKAKIFGLTTGFAVMKINSELGYEPVPYSELTTDDEFWKGCQSCVNYEILMSKDRKNCMCTAMLWDPEEKERELREKIQRKHEAKERLERITQKQSLLKRIQAKFWRSTNKFFAVNFPKHKKVAKGF, encoded by the coding sequence ATGACTATATCAGATTTTTTAATTATCCCGGCTAAGCCAGAGCATGCACACTATGCAGAGGTAATTTGCAACGAAATGTTTGAGTCTGCAAAGGCTCGCGGTACTGGTATTGCACGTCGTAAGCCAGAATATGTTGCCAACAAGATGAACGAAGGCAAAGCCGTGATTGCTTTGCATAGAGATGGTAGATGGGCCGGTTTCTGTTATATTGAGACTTGGGGGCATGGAGACTATGTCGCTAACTCGGGACTTATCGTCAGTCCGGAATTTCGAAAAGTCGGTTTGGCCAAGGCTATTAAAAAACGAGTATTTGAACTGTCGCGCGAAAAATACCCGAAAGCGAAAATATTCGGGCTCACGACAGGCTTTGCCGTCATGAAAATTAATTCCGAACTGGGATATGAACCTGTGCCTTATTCTGAACTCACGACCGATGACGAGTTTTGGAAGGGCTGTCAAAGCTGTGTGAACTATGAAATTCTAATGAGCAAGGATCGTAAGAATTGTATGTGCACGGCCATGCTTTGGGATCCGGAGGAAAAAGAACGGGAGCTGAGAGAGAAGATTCAGCGTAAACATGAGGCAAAGGAACGCCTGGAGCGGATTACACAGAAGCAATCTTTACTAAAGCGTATTCAGGCTAAATTCTGGAGATCGACAAATAAGTTTTTCGCTGTCAATTTTCCAAAGCACAAAAAGGTGGCCAAAGGCTTTTAA
- the pruA gene encoding L-glutamate gamma-semialdehyde dehydrogenase translates to MSKGFFTVPVPTNEPVYTYAVGTKERKLLKAAIDEARSKQIDIPMYIGGKEVTTSKKVNIAPPHDHQHILGQYNQGDKSHVTDAINAALAAKKNWENLAWEDRAAIFLKAAELISGKYRYELNAATMLGQSKNPYQAEIDSACEITDFLRFNVQYMSEIYKQQPPISGKGVWNRVEQRPLEGFVFALTPFNFTAIAGNLPSCVAMMGNVVVWKPSNTQIYSANVLMKIFREAGLPDGVINLVYVSGPDAGEVIFQHPDFAGIHFTGSTGVFQDIWKTIGDNIHRYKTYPRIVGETGGKDFIVVHPSADVKVANTALVRGAFEYQGQKCSAASRAYIPKSLWPALKELMIADVKSFTIGGTEDFSNFINAVIDEKSFDKLAKFIERAKESNDAEIVVGGTYDKSKGYFIHPTIIEASKPDYETMVEELFGPVLTVYVYEDAKFEETLDIVDKTSIYALTGSIIAQDRYAINLATDKLRHAAGNFYVNDKCTGAVVGQQPFGGARGSGTNDKAGSMINLLRWVSPRTIKETFNPDTDYRYPFLEKGE, encoded by the coding sequence ATGTCTAAAGGATTTTTTACAGTTCCTGTTCCTACTAATGAACCGGTGTATACGTACGCTGTCGGAACGAAAGAGCGTAAGTTGTTGAAAGCAGCGATTGATGAAGCACGTTCTAAGCAGATCGATATCCCCATGTATATTGGCGGTAAAGAAGTGACGACTTCTAAAAAGGTAAATATAGCTCCTCCACATGACCATCAGCATATCTTAGGTCAATACAACCAAGGCGATAAATCACATGTAACGGATGCGATCAATGCCGCGTTAGCAGCAAAAAAGAACTGGGAGAATTTGGCATGGGAAGACCGTGCGGCGATTTTTCTGAAAGCGGCTGAATTGATTTCGGGTAAATACCGTTATGAACTAAATGCAGCGACCATGTTGGGGCAGTCAAAAAATCCGTACCAGGCAGAAATCGATTCCGCTTGCGAGATCACGGACTTCTTGCGCTTTAACGTGCAATACATGAGTGAGATTTACAAACAGCAGCCTCCCATTTCAGGAAAAGGGGTATGGAATCGTGTGGAGCAACGTCCGCTCGAAGGCTTCGTGTTTGCATTGACTCCGTTCAATTTTACGGCGATTGCTGGCAACCTACCTTCGTGTGTGGCTATGATGGGAAATGTTGTGGTATGGAAACCATCTAACACTCAGATATACTCTGCGAATGTATTGATGAAGATCTTCCGTGAAGCGGGGCTTCCAGACGGTGTAATTAACCTTGTATATGTTTCTGGTCCGGATGCCGGAGAAGTTATTTTCCAACATCCTGATTTCGCGGGTATCCATTTTACAGGATCCACAGGTGTATTCCAGGATATCTGGAAAACAATCGGCGATAATATCCATCGCTATAAGACTTATCCGCGTATCGTCGGCGAAACAGGGGGTAAAGATTTTATTGTTGTCCACCCTTCAGCCGATGTAAAAGTTGCAAATACAGCGTTGGTACGTGGTGCCTTTGAGTATCAGGGGCAAAAGTGTTCGGCGGCTTCCAGAGCATATATTCCTAAGTCCTTGTGGCCCGCATTAAAAGAATTGATGATCGCGGATGTCAAATCATTCACTATCGGTGGAACCGAAGACTTTTCTAATTTTATCAACGCGGTTATTGATGAGAAGTCATTTGATAAACTTGCAAAGTTCATAGAGCGTGCTAAAGAGTCCAATGACGCAGAGATTGTTGTCGGAGGTACTTATGATAAATCGAAAGGATATTTTATCCATCCGACGATTATTGAAGCATCAAAGCCGGATTACGAAACGATGGTAGAAGAATTGTTTGGTCCAGTGTTGACCGTATACGTCTACGAGGACGCTAAGTTTGAAGAGACATTGGATATCGTGGATAAAACATCTATCTACGCCTTAACGGGCTCGATTATAGCTCAGGATCGTTATGCGATTAATCTGGCTACCGATAAGCTTAGACATGCGGCAGGTAATTTTTACGTGAACGATAAGTGTACAGGTGCCGTGGTTGGGCAACAGCCTTTTGGCGGTGCAAGGGGTTCGGGAACGAATGATAAAGCTGGCTCTATGATTAATTTGCTCCGTTGGGTATCTCCACGCACAATCAAGGAGACATTCAATCCCGATACGGATTATCGATATCCTTTCTTGGAAAAAGGCGAATAA